From the genome of uncultured Bacteroides sp.:
ATATATTTCCTTAAAATCGACTCTTCAACCCGATGAAGTTCTGGCTGTTGCCTTTGAATATACATACAAAGGCAAAGGATATCAAGTGGGTGAATTTGCTGCCGATGTAAAAGATACGAATTCGGCCCTCTATCTGAAATTATTAAAAAGCACATCCAATTCTCCAGCTTCCGGCTGCTGGGACTTAATGATGAAGAACGTTTATTCACTGAACGCTTATGACTTGCAAAGTAAAAACTTCCGGTTAGACATTAAATATCAGAGTGATACAACCGGTGTTTACCTGAATTATATTCCCGAAGGTTCAATAAATAAGGTTCCTCTGCTTAGAGTTATGAACCTCGACCGGCTGGATGCCAATAATCAAAATAATCCAAACGGATTCTTCGATTTTGTTGAAGGATATACAGTAACTGCTCAGAATGGACGAATCTTTTTTCCTGTAGTAGAACCCTTTGGTAGTCATTTACGGAAAGCAATCGGCAATGATGTAATTGCCAAGAAGTACGTATTCCAGGAACTTTACGATTCTACTAAAACGGTAGCAAAGCAAATAGCCGAGAAGGATAAATTCAAGTTTACCGGTGAATACAAAGCCTCATCAGGTTCGGAAATTAGACTGGGTTCTACAAATATTCCAGTTGGTTCGGTTAAAGTCACAGCCGGTGGTGTTACTCTTGTTGAAAACTCGGATTATACGGTGGACTATTCAATGGGTATTGTTACCATTATCAACCAAAGTATTATTGATGCAGGAACTTCCGTAAGCGTTAATCTGGAAAGCAACAGCAGTTATAATCTGCAGCGAAAAACAATGCTGGGGATGAATTTTACGTATGATTTCTCGAAAGATTTCCAGATAGGCGGTACCATAATGCACTTGTCGGAAAAGCCTATGACAACAAAAGTAGCCATGAACGAAGAACCGATAAGTAATACCATCTGGGGACTCAACACTTCATGGAAAAAGGAGAGCCAATGGCTTACAAACATGGTAGACAAGTTACCTTTTGTCAAAGCAACGCAACCTTCGCACATAAACTTAACAGCGGAATTTGCCCAGCTGGTTCCTGGTCATGCATCGGGAACTCAAGGTAATGCATCTTACATAGACGATTTCGAATCGACAAGTACTAAAATTGACTTACGCCAGCCTTCTTATTGGATGCTGGCCAGTACTCCTTACGAAAGCGGTGCGAATGCTCTTTTCCCTGAGGCTTCCAAATCAAATGATATAGCTTATGGAAAAAACAGGGCACTCTTGTCCTGGTATTACATTGACGGACTATTTACCCGCAGAAGTTCATCTTTAACGCCCTCTCACATAAAAAGCGACCTCGATCAGCTGTCTAATCACTATGTAAGGGAAGTGTACGAACAAGAAATTTTTCCTAATAAAGAGACTGCTTACCTGGAAACCTCTACCCTTTCAATACTCAACCTTGCTTATTACCCTAACGAACGCGGTCCATATAACCTTGATACAAATCTCACACCAAAAGGTTACCTTAACAATCCCGAGAAACGTTGGGGAGGGATTATGAGAAAACTGGATACCAGTGATTTTGAAACCGCCAATATTGAATATATAGAGTTCTGGCTTCTCGATCCGTTTATCTACCAAAGCACAACCGGTAATCGTCGTGGTGGTGATCTTTATATAAATCTGGGAGAGGCTTCCGAAGATATTCTAAAGGATGGAAAGAAATACTTCGAAAACGGAATGCCTGTTGATGGTGACCCTACAAAGGTAAAAGAAACAGTGTGGGGAAAAGTTCCTACAGAACAAAGCATTGTGTATGCCTTTGATAATGCCGCCGGAGCCAGAAAGAAACAGGATGTAGGATTAAACGGACTATCGGCTGAGGAAGAGAAAACATTCGGCACATACAGCACTTACCTGGATAAATTAAAGTCTATTCTTGAACCGGCTGTATATGCACAATTTGAAAAGAGCCCATCCGGAGATCTTTATCACTACTATCGTGGCACAGACTACGATCAGGCAGAAAAGAGTATTCTTGAACGTTACAAATATTACAATAATCCGGAAGGGAACTCTACAGCTTCGGAAGATTCTCCGGAGAAATACGATGTTTCTGCAAAAACAGTTCCTGATGTAGAAGATATCAATCAGGATTACACGCTCAATGAGTATGAAAAATATTTCCAGTACAAGATTAGCCTCTCTCCTGAAGATCTGAAAGTTGGCAGTAACTACATTGCCGACAAACGAACAGCAAGTGTAAAGCTTAGAAACGGAAAAACTGAAGAAGTGAACTGGTATCAGTTCAAAATTCCGGTAAAGGATTATCAAAAAGCAGTAGGCTCAATTTCCGATTTTAAGTCTATCCGCTTTATGCGTATGTTTCTTACCAACTTTGTTGATCCGGTAGTGCTTAGATTTGCGACATTCGATCTTGTTCGTGGAGATTGGAGAACATACGACCAGTCCTTAACCAACTCAACAGTAAGTGGAAGCCTTGATGTTTCTTCGGTTAATATTGAAGAAAACAATGATAAAACTCCGGTTAACTATGTTCTTCCTCCCGGAATTACACGTGTTGTAGATCCGTCACAGCCTCAGCTAACACAAGAAAATGAACAGTCACTGAGTTTAAAAGTCAAGAACTTGGCTCCCGGTGATGCAAGAGCTGTCTATAAAAGTCCGGCTTTGGATTTGCGCCAATACAAACGCTTACAGATGTTTATTCACGGTGAAAAACTATTGGATGATGTAACATCTTTGGAAGACAATGAGATATCTGTATTCATCAGACTTGGTTCCGATTACAAGAACAACTACTACGAATATGAAATTCCGTTGAAGCTTACTCCTCACGGACAGTATAATGGAAGTACGCTAAGTGGTTGCGAAGCTGTATGGCCGGAAGCCAATATGCTGAACATACCTTTCAGCCTGCTTACCAATTTAAAGAAAGAGCGCAATACAGCAAAGAATGCTTCCGGTTCAAACGTTAGCTATACGAAATTATATTATACATACGATGCCGATAAACCATCCAATAAGATTAGTATTATGGGAAACCCAAGTCTGGCTGAAGTGAAAACGATTATGATTGGAGTGCGAAATAACTCCCGTAATTTAAAATCGGCAGAGGTTTGGGTAAACGAACTTCGACTGACAGACTATAATGAATCGGGAGGATGGGCAGCACAAGGCAATATGAATGTTCAGCTGTCTGATATAGGAAATGTAAATCTGGCGGGGCACATGGAAACAGCCGGATTCGGAGGTTTGGAACAAAGTGTCAGTGAAAGAAGAATGGATGATTATTATCAGTACAATTTCACCACAAGTTTTGAATTAGGAAGATTTCTGCCATCGAAAGCAAAAATATCGGCTCCCCTTTACTTCTCATATTCCAAAGAGTTAACATCGCCTTTGTATGATCCAACCAATAAAGATCTGCTTTTAGATGATGTACTAGATACATACTCTTTAAAATCTCAAAGAGACTCTATCCTTAACATTGCCCGGGAACTGGTTACTTACAGGAATTTCAGTCTGAGCAACGCAAAGATTAATATAGTAAGTAAAAGACCATTGCCTTTTGATCCGGGAAACTTTACCTTTGGATATTCGTATACAAAGAAATACAATCAGGGCAATACCACTGCATGGGAAGTTGAAAAGGACTGGAGAAGTACCCTTGGATATAATTATTCTCCGGTTATAAAAGCGTGGGAACCGTTTAAAAATCTGAAAAGCAAATCTCCATGGATGAAGTTTGTAAAGGCTTTCAACCTAAACTGGTTACCGCAAAATATAGCCTTTAATTCCGACATTTCACGTCATTACTATGAATTGCAGTTAAGAGATCTGGATAATCCTTATGGAGATTCGGATATACCTCTTTCCGTAGCTAAAGAATTTCTATGGAACAGGGATTTCTCTCTCCGGTGGGATCTCACCCGAAATCTAAAACTCAGCTTTACATCTGCCACCCGTGCAGAGATTGAAGAGCCGGCCGGCCCAGTCAACAAGAATCTCTATCCGGATGAATACACAGCATGGAAAGATTCCATAAAAACCAGTTTGTTGAATCTGGGGCGTCCACTGGATTTCCAGCAATCATTCAATTCGAGTTACAAATTACCATTCGACATGATACCTATACTCGATTGGGTGAACAGTGACGTTAAGTTTGCATCTTCGTATACCTGGGATCGCGGTGCCGATCTTACTGACGGTACTTCCGTTGGTAATACTATTGCCAATCAACGCTCCATTGACGTGAACAGCCGGTTCAATTTCGAGAAGCTATACAATAAGATTCCTTTCTTAAGAGAAACCAACAGACTATTTTCTTCAATGAGTATAAGTGCCCCGGGAAAGAAAGAGGATTTAATGAAGAAACCGAATAAGTTCGAGAGAGAGATTCAGCTGAAAAAGGATACAACCGTGACCGTTTCTCACGGATTAAGAACCAAAATAGTAAAAGTTAGGGCTATAACGCAGGACGGGAAACGATACTTTATTAAATACAAAGTGCTGGATTCCAATAAGATTCTTGTCAGCAACAGAGATTCTATAAAAATTAAGCTGAGCATTGTTCCCGGTCCAAAGCCAGAAGAGCAAGGCTGGTATAAAATTGCTCAGCATGCAGCACGTTTTGCCATGATGGCAAGAAATATCAGTATTACCTATCGGAATACTTATGCAATGACACTTCCAGGATATTTACCGGAAGTAGGTGATTTATTGGGACAGAAAAGAGCAGGCGGCATGTTTGCTCCGGGTCTGGATTTTGCTTTCGGTGTAACGGGTGATAGTTATATACAGAAAGCTGCAAAGAATAACTGGTTATTAATGAACGATTCTGTAGCAGACCCTGCAACAACCAATGCTATGGAAGATTTACAAATACGATTGACTTTAGAACCTATAAGAGATTTTAAGATAGACTTAACCGCCAACCGCACAATAAACAAATCACAGAGCATACAGTTTATGTTCGATGGTATGCCTACCACTCAGAATGGTAGTTTCAATATGAGTATTATTTCCATTGGAAGTGCATTCGAAAAGTGTAAAGCTGAAGATCTGTATCAGTCAAAAACATTTAATAAGTTCCTCAAGAATCTGGATATCATCCAGAAAAGAGTAGAAACTCAATATCTGGGCGCCATCTATCCGGAAGGAACCACACTAGCAGGTAAAACATTCAATCCGGAAAACGGAACAATCGACAAAAATTCTCCGGACGTAATGATCCCCGCATTTCTTTCAGCTTATACAGGAAAGGATGTGAATAAGATTTCCCTTGATCTTTTCCCAAACTTACTATCAATGATGCCTAATTGGAGAATAACTTATGGTGGGTTAAGCAAGCTGGAATGGTTTAAAAAACATTTCAAAAGTTTTAATCTGAATCATGCATACAGAAGTACTTATTCTGTTGGTTCATACAATACCTACCAAAGTTTCAGCAGATTTATGGGCAACCTCGGTTTTGTTGAAGATACACAAACAGGAGATCCGGTTCCCTCGGCAGCATTTGATATTGGTACAGTAGCTATTAATGAGCAATTCGCTCCGCTTTTCGGAGTAGATATGACCTTTAAGAATGGAATAACCACAAAAGTAGAATATAAAAAGACGAGAATACTTACTTTAAGTATGACAGCAAATCAGATTGTTGAAACTAGCTCTAAAGATTTTGTTGTTGGCATGGGGTATAAAATTGTAGACCTGAAACTGTTTGGTGCAGGGAAAAGCAAGAATAAAGTCAGCAATGACCTGAACATTCAGGCAGATTTCTCTATTCGTAACCAATCTGCATTAAGCCGCGATATTCAGGAGGCCTTAGCTCAACCAACCAGTGGTAACAAGGCAACCAAGTTTTCATTATCTGCAGATTATACCTTCTCGAAATTGCTAACCATCCGTATGTATTATGACCGTCAGAAGAATACCCCGCTGGTATCTTCCGCTTCCTATCCAGTAACCAATTCCGATTTTGGATTTACGCTGAAGTTTTCTTTGACAAGGTAAAGACTATTAAAAATAAATTATGATGAAAAAAATTGTATTACTCTCCGTTTTATTTTGCTTTCCTATTAACATTCTACTAGCACAAAAGATTAAAAATGCGGTAATAGTTGAAGAAAATTATCTGGTCCGTGACAACGGTACAATTGATTACAACTCTATTATAAAAACAAAAAAGATAAGATACGACAAAGATGGAAGAGTTCTTTATTGTCATGAAAAGGATAAAAAATGCAAAACAGATCAGATCTTTGAATCAAATGAATTCACCTCTATTGATAGAAGTGACAACGACTCGCTGATTCAGCATATTTGTAAATACAACGAAAAAGGCGATATAACAGAACACAAAGTTATTTCTCCAAACAATACATCTTTATTTACCTATGAGTATTTCTATTTAGGAGCTTTCACCTATAAAAAGAAAAATAGAAAACAGTTTATCGATGGCTATGTTCCTCAAAATGTTTGGGTAAGAAGAACAACTCTGAAAGATGGAAAAGTTGTGGAAGTTATTAATCGTAAGATTGCTAATAAATGAAACGATTAAAGTATTAAGAACCAACTTCTTTAAGAAACAAATAAAAAGTGAAATAACAAATTAAGTTTTTATATTTGTGGTTAAGAAATGGGTAGTATTATAATGGAAACTAATTTAAAAGTTATTATTGTGAAGGAATACTTCTTAATACAATTGAAAAGAGGCACAAGATTCTTTTCGGATAATGGATTAAATCCTATTTGGGGATATATATTCACAATCTTGCTTTTTATCCTTATTTCTTTATTAGTAACCTCTTTGAATTATGGAGTATATTTTTATTTAGGCATTGCCCTCTTTATTGCGACCAAATTGAGTGAGCTTAACAGAAACGAATTTTTAAAGAATTGCTTTCTTAGGTATAGTTATATTAAAATAAGAATACTAGAAAATATTCTTATTATTTTACCATTTTGTTTTGTTCTGATATACAAGGGTTATTATCTAATAACCTCAATTCTTCTTATTATAAGCATTATAATGAGCCAAGTCAACATTAATAAAATAAATGGATTCGTTTTACCGACTCCATTTTATAAAGAACCTTTTGAATTTGCTGTTGGATTTAGAAAAACATTTATCTTCTTTTTATTCCCTTATTTCCTTGCATTTAAAGCATACGAGGTCGATAATTTTAATTTAATATATGCCTCATATATTTCCATCCTCATAATTGTGATAACGTATTATAACGATATTGAAGATGTCTTTTTTGTTTGGATATTTAATATGAGTGCTAAAGAGTTCCTAATGATGAAATTATTGACTGCATCGAAATATACAATCATGCTATGCATACCTATATTACTTTTTTCCGTATTTAGTTTTCCTAATAAAATACTCATTCAGCTTTGCATGGTTGTAGTTCTTATCTTTGCCATAATATTTACAATTTTACTAAAATATTCTACTTATCCTAATAAAATTGAACCATCAATAGCAAAGATACTAATATTTGGAATCTTTTTCCCACCTTTTCTTTTAATATCTTTACCTATTTTATATTGCAATTCCATTAATAAATTAAAAAATCATTTGGAATGATAAAAATAGAAAATCTTTCGAAATCATTTGGAGCAAAACAAGTCCTATCCAATATAAAT
Proteins encoded in this window:
- the sprA gene encoding cell surface protein SprA encodes the protein MRSGKWFICLLLTVLSIHAWAVLNNSSLFEVSNYYSAPTPQQPVPADSVKPRYSVKKTAPENLKDMDKSPVDLRNPDNLKTEVEYNEKTNQYLIRTKAGSTQVDVPLFLTPEEYADWSLKKSIQDFYREKNKETFAKGKDEFNFMNMKFDLGPAEKIFGPGGVQIKTQGNAELSFGFKSKNVENPTLPARSRKTLGFDFDEKINVNINGKVGDKVNMNMNYNTDATFDFDTKKIKLKYEGKEDEIVKLMEAGNVSMPTNSSLIHGATSLFGIRTDLQFGKLKLQTVISQQESESKTVNSKGGAQTTSFEISADSYDENRHFFLAQYFRDTYDKNMSQLPTITSGITINRIEVWITNKRGNYENPRNVVAMTDLGENEHISNSFWSKSGVNKVPANSANDVYTKMVNDYSNARNIDMVGTTLGAIPQLEGGMDYEKIESARLLSSSEYTINSSLGYISLKSTLQPDEVLAVAFEYTYKGKGYQVGEFAADVKDTNSALYLKLLKSTSNSPASGCWDLMMKNVYSLNAYDLQSKNFRLDIKYQSDTTGVYLNYIPEGSINKVPLLRVMNLDRLDANNQNNPNGFFDFVEGYTVTAQNGRIFFPVVEPFGSHLRKAIGNDVIAKKYVFQELYDSTKTVAKQIAEKDKFKFTGEYKASSGSEIRLGSTNIPVGSVKVTAGGVTLVENSDYTVDYSMGIVTIINQSIIDAGTSVSVNLESNSSYNLQRKTMLGMNFTYDFSKDFQIGGTIMHLSEKPMTTKVAMNEEPISNTIWGLNTSWKKESQWLTNMVDKLPFVKATQPSHINLTAEFAQLVPGHASGTQGNASYIDDFESTSTKIDLRQPSYWMLASTPYESGANALFPEASKSNDIAYGKNRALLSWYYIDGLFTRRSSSLTPSHIKSDLDQLSNHYVREVYEQEIFPNKETAYLETSTLSILNLAYYPNERGPYNLDTNLTPKGYLNNPEKRWGGIMRKLDTSDFETANIEYIEFWLLDPFIYQSTTGNRRGGDLYINLGEASEDILKDGKKYFENGMPVDGDPTKVKETVWGKVPTEQSIVYAFDNAAGARKKQDVGLNGLSAEEEKTFGTYSTYLDKLKSILEPAVYAQFEKSPSGDLYHYYRGTDYDQAEKSILERYKYYNNPEGNSTASEDSPEKYDVSAKTVPDVEDINQDYTLNEYEKYFQYKISLSPEDLKVGSNYIADKRTASVKLRNGKTEEVNWYQFKIPVKDYQKAVGSISDFKSIRFMRMFLTNFVDPVVLRFATFDLVRGDWRTYDQSLTNSTVSGSLDVSSVNIEENNDKTPVNYVLPPGITRVVDPSQPQLTQENEQSLSLKVKNLAPGDARAVYKSPALDLRQYKRLQMFIHGEKLLDDVTSLEDNEISVFIRLGSDYKNNYYEYEIPLKLTPHGQYNGSTLSGCEAVWPEANMLNIPFSLLTNLKKERNTAKNASGSNVSYTKLYYTYDADKPSNKISIMGNPSLAEVKTIMIGVRNNSRNLKSAEVWVNELRLTDYNESGGWAAQGNMNVQLSDIGNVNLAGHMETAGFGGLEQSVSERRMDDYYQYNFTTSFELGRFLPSKAKISAPLYFSYSKELTSPLYDPTNKDLLLDDVLDTYSLKSQRDSILNIARELVTYRNFSLSNAKINIVSKRPLPFDPGNFTFGYSYTKKYNQGNTTAWEVEKDWRSTLGYNYSPVIKAWEPFKNLKSKSPWMKFVKAFNLNWLPQNIAFNSDISRHYYELQLRDLDNPYGDSDIPLSVAKEFLWNRDFSLRWDLTRNLKLSFTSATRAEIEEPAGPVNKNLYPDEYTAWKDSIKTSLLNLGRPLDFQQSFNSSYKLPFDMIPILDWVNSDVKFASSYTWDRGADLTDGTSVGNTIANQRSIDVNSRFNFEKLYNKIPFLRETNRLFSSMSISAPGKKEDLMKKPNKFEREIQLKKDTTVTVSHGLRTKIVKVRAITQDGKRYFIKYKVLDSNKILVSNRDSIKIKLSIVPGPKPEEQGWYKIAQHAARFAMMARNISITYRNTYAMTLPGYLPEVGDLLGQKRAGGMFAPGLDFAFGVTGDSYIQKAAKNNWLLMNDSVADPATTNAMEDLQIRLTLEPIRDFKIDLTANRTINKSQSIQFMFDGMPTTQNGSFNMSIISIGSAFEKCKAEDLYQSKTFNKFLKNLDIIQKRVETQYLGAIYPEGTTLAGKTFNPENGTIDKNSPDVMIPAFLSAYTGKDVNKISLDLFPNLLSMMPNWRITYGGLSKLEWFKKHFKSFNLNHAYRSTYSVGSYNTYQSFSRFMGNLGFVEDTQTGDPVPSAAFDIGTVAINEQFAPLFGVDMTFKNGITTKVEYKKTRILTLSMTANQIVETSSKDFVVGMGYKIVDLKLFGAGKSKNKVSNDLNIQADFSIRNQSALSRDIQEALAQPTSGNKATKFSLSADYTFSKLLTIRMYYDRQKNTPLVSSASYPVTNSDFGFTLKFSLTR